CATCTCCGTGGCCGAGGAGGTGCTTCCGACGATGATGGTGTATAAGAGTCCGACGTGTGGCTGCTGCTCGAAGTGGGTGGACCATCTGCGCGCGGCCGGCATGGACGTAAAAACCACGGATTCCGACGACATGGGCTCGATCAAAGAGCGTTTTGGCGTCCCGGGTAAGCTCTCGTCCTGCCACACGGCCGTCGTGGGAGGCTACATCGTCGAGGGCCACGTGCCGTTCGAAGACATCCAGCGGTTGTTGACCGAGCGTCCCGATGCCGTCGGCCTTGCCGTGCCGGCGATGCCGGTCGGATCCCCGGGGATGGAAGTGGAGGGTCGGCCGGCGGATAAGTACAATGTGTTGCTGTTCGATGCCAACGGCAACCAGCGCGTGTACGCGTCACACTGATTAGCGCACATCGTACCGGTTGAAGGCGACGAGCGCCAGGCCGGCGCTTCCGAAAATATAGCCCATAAGCACCAGCAGGTCGACCGGGGACGCGTCTTCGGGCGCTGAGGGGAGGCGGGCCTCGAACACGGGCATGTCGCTGAGGTCCAGGGGCTCGGTAGACTGGTTGCCTCCGAAACTCATCATCCCGCCGGGATTTTTCTGGTCGATGTACGCGCGGAAGGTGGTGCGGTACGCGTACAGGGCGTCGGTGAACCGTTGTTTGAGCCCGAGGTCTGTCTGGCCCAGGCGCATCGCGGCGAGCTGATAGGCCGAAGCCGGCGAAAACCGGGAGAGGGCGAATCCGAGTGATTGTTGCACCGCGCGTGCGTTGTTGATTTGCTCGTCGATCTGGCGGTTGTGTTCGGCAAGGTCGCTCTCCATGCCTTTCTGGCGCTCGTCGTCTTCCACCATCCAATCCCACTCGTTTTCCTCTTCGTAGGCGGCACGATCGGCTTCACTCATCCCCTCGTGCGCCTGTGATCGCGCCTGAAAGGCGGCCGACAACTCCTGGAAAAACGTGTCGCGTCGTTCTCGCGCGAATCCCTCCTTACGGCTTTCCACTTCACTGGCGGAGGGGACCGGATAGATCTGGGTGGCAAACATCATCCCTCCGCGCGGCACGACCAGGACCATCGCGATCCAGAAAACGAGCAGGGATAAAAACGACATCGCGGAGCGGTGCGTAAGGGTTGAGAAGAGGACGCCCAGCGACAGAAACCCGGTGAGGTAGACCAGCGAATAGCCGGCCAGCTTCGCGAGCCTCACCCAGTCGTCGCCGGTGAACGGAATGGCGTACAGCATCAAGAGCAGCACCCCCAGCAGGAGCGGAATGATCAGAGGGATCATGAGCCCGACCCACGCGCCGGCCAGTTTGGCCACAATGTACTGCGTGCGCGGGACGGCGTTGGCGAGCATCAGGCGAAGCGTGCCGGATTCCTTTTCGCCGCTCACCAGGTCGTACGCAAAGACGATGGTGAGGAGCGAAAGCACTACCTGGACGATAAACACGAAGTCCATGGCCCGGAAGACCGCGAAGATGGGTTCGATGCTGTAGCTGCTTTGCTGGAGCTGCACGTCCTGCCACGAGCTGATCACCGAGAATCGGCCGATGTCGTAGTGGATACCTGAGGCAAAGATCTGCATCACTTCCGGCCGGCGGAAGATGCGTTGACGCTCCCCCAGCTGCGGCCAGGAGGTGGATTCAGTGAGTTCCTGTGATACCAGCGCCGTTGCGGCGGTGTACTGTGCGCTGCCCGCACGGTACTCGATGATGCC
Above is a genomic segment from Rhodothermales bacterium containing:
- a CDS encoding DUF411 domain-containing protein produces the protein MRYAPIAARFAAVVVFVLVAAGCRSDGADSSGIKPISVAEEVLPTMMVYKSPTCGCCSKWVDHLRAAGMDVKTTDSDDMGSIKERFGVPGKLSSCHTAVVGGYIVEGHVPFEDIQRLLTERPDAVGLAVPAMPVGSPGMEVEGRPADKYNVLLFDANGNQRVYASH
- a CDS encoding ABC transporter permease subunit, whose amino-acid sequence is MVFLLIEKELKNLLLSPKFVATFAACTVLILVSVFAGIIEYRAGSAQYTAATALVSQELTESTSWPQLGERQRIFRRPEVMQIFASGIHYDIGRFSVISSWQDVQLQQSSYSIEPIFAVFRAMDFVFIVQVVLSLLTIVFAYDLVSGEKESGTLRLMLANAVPRTQYIVAKLAGAWVGLMIPLIIPLLLGVLLLMLYAIPFTGDDWVRLAKLAGYSLVYLTGFLSLGVLFSTLTHRSAMSFLSLLVFWIAMVLVVPRGGMMFATQIYPVPSASEVESRKEGFARERRDTFFQELSAAFQARSQAHEGMSEADRAAYEEENEWDWMVEDDERQKGMESDLAEHNRQIDEQINNARAVQQSLGFALSRFSPASAYQLAAMRLGQTDLGLKQRFTDALYAYRTTFRAYIDQKNPGGMMSFGGNQSTEPLDLSDMPVFEARLPSAPEDASPVDLLVLMGYIFGSAGLALVAFNRYDVR